Proteins encoded within one genomic window of uncultured Sphingopyxis sp.:
- a CDS encoding DUF4136 domain-containing protein, producing MSKINFRRLGLAAMTGAALALAGCATPFKADVARFQSQLPAPQGQSFVVEASDPALQGGIEFGQYANIVAGELTRYGYRPAANGERADLIVRMDYGVDKGRERVVSSPGFGDPWYGGGWYGRGFYRPVIVTGRGGRRYVYGYRDPFLWGGFGPGWGYNDVSSYTVYTSGLKLEIDRAADGSRLFEGHAEAQSRDNNLQTLVPNLVEAMFTGFPGNSGERVRITVAPPEKG from the coding sequence ATGAGCAAGATCAACTTCCGGCGGCTGGGCCTTGCCGCCATGACGGGCGCGGCGCTGGCGCTGGCTGGCTGCGCGACGCCGTTCAAGGCCGATGTCGCGCGCTTCCAGTCGCAGCTTCCCGCCCCGCAGGGCCAGAGCTTCGTCGTCGAGGCGAGCGATCCCGCGCTGCAGGGCGGCATCGAGTTCGGCCAATATGCCAATATCGTCGCGGGTGAGTTGACGCGCTATGGTTATCGCCCCGCGGCGAACGGCGAACGCGCCGACCTGATCGTCCGCATGGATTATGGCGTCGACAAGGGCCGCGAGCGCGTCGTGTCGAGCCCCGGCTTCGGCGATCCCTGGTACGGCGGCGGCTGGTACGGGCGCGGCTTTTATCGCCCCGTGATCGTCACGGGGCGCGGCGGGCGCCGCTATGTCTATGGCTATCGCGACCCCTTCCTGTGGGGCGGTTTCGGACCCGGCTGGGGCTATAACGACGTGTCGAGCTACACCGTCTACACCAGCGGCCTCAAGCTGGAGATCGACCGCGCCGCCGACGGCTCGCGGCTGTTCGAAGGTCACGCCGAGGCGCAGTCGCGCGACAATAATCTGCAAACGCTCGTCCCCAACCTCGTCGAGGCGATGTTCACCGGCTTCCCGGGCAATTCGGGCGAGCGGGTACGGATCACGGTCGCACCGCCCGAAAAGGGCTGA
- the trpS gene encoding tryptophan--tRNA ligase — protein sequence MRTLSGIQPTGNLHLGNYLGAIRNWVRMQDEMAGDKLYFLADLHAISMPHIPAELTANTRAMTAALVACGIDTDRSILFNQARVPAHAELQWLLNGTARLGWLNRMTQFKDKSGKNRESASAALYTYPVLQAADVLLYQTTHVPVGEDQKQHLELARDVAQKFNNDYASEDKPVFTLPEPIIPAGMARIMSLRDGAAKMSKSDPSDMSRINLTDDADTMMQKVRKAKTDPEVLPSEAAGLEGRPEARNLVGIYAALADTSVDAVLRDHAGQGFGAFKPALGELLIEKLAPINARFVALKDDAAALDAILDKGAEKARALAKPTLDAAYAALGLCR from the coding sequence ATGCGGACGCTATCGGGCATCCAGCCCACCGGAAATTTGCACCTCGGCAATTATCTGGGCGCGATCCGCAACTGGGTGCGCATGCAGGACGAGATGGCGGGCGACAAGCTCTATTTCCTCGCCGATCTGCACGCGATCTCGATGCCGCACATCCCCGCCGAGCTCACCGCCAACACGCGCGCGATGACCGCCGCGCTCGTCGCGTGCGGGATCGACACCGACCGCTCGATCCTCTTCAACCAGGCGCGCGTTCCGGCGCATGCCGAACTGCAATGGCTGCTGAACGGCACCGCACGGCTCGGCTGGCTCAACCGCATGACGCAGTTCAAGGACAAGTCGGGCAAGAATCGCGAAAGCGCGTCGGCGGCGCTCTATACCTATCCCGTGCTGCAGGCGGCCGACGTGCTGCTCTATCAGACGACGCACGTTCCCGTGGGCGAGGACCAGAAGCAGCATCTCGAGCTGGCGCGCGACGTCGCGCAGAAGTTCAACAACGACTATGCCAGCGAGGACAAGCCGGTGTTCACGCTGCCCGAGCCGATCATCCCGGCGGGCATGGCGCGCATCATGAGCCTGCGCGACGGCGCCGCGAAAATGTCGAAGTCCGACCCGTCGGACATGAGCCGCATCAACCTGACCGACGACGCCGACACGATGATGCAAAAGGTCCGCAAGGCGAAGACCGATCCCGAGGTGCTGCCGTCCGAAGCCGCGGGGCTCGAAGGACGCCCCGAGGCGCGCAACCTTGTCGGCATCTATGCCGCGCTCGCCGACACGAGCGTCGATGCGGTGCTGCGCGACCATGCGGGGCAAGGGTTCGGGGCGTTCAAGCCCGCGCTCGGCGAACTGCTGATCGAAAAACTCGCGCCGATCAACGCGCGCTTCGTCGCGCTGAAGGACGATGCCGCGGCGCTCGACGCGATCCTCGACAAGGGTGCCGAAAAGGCACGCGCGCTCGCCAAGCCGACGCTCGACGCGGCCTATGCCGCATTGGGGCTCTGCCGCTAG